From a region of the Phaseolus vulgaris cultivar G19833 chromosome 6, P. vulgaris v2.0, whole genome shotgun sequence genome:
- the LOC137831034 gene encoding probable apyrase 6 isoform X3, with translation MGSYILIHPISRSKLLNLLLSQLHCSSSPTPPCTIPFQSATAFSEQPPSMNFPKSPRPSSPHSPSSPSSSPSYIPPHRTQLHPRMISLYTSSSTHTNPNPHKPHTAKCLLYFFAFLFFTAPFIFYLFSTALQIHSNPKFADSRPASFALALRAGPDALRLSVFHFLGPGLGLLAAAHSAAAAPGFAAPPDALRGAVAELVRFAKGKVPRKEWKNTVVRLAASEELEELGTEEAEKVLECCRQALKVSGFLFKDEWARVVSGEEQGIFSWVAVNYALGNLGREPQETTGIVELGGASLQVTSAKLNKDLAHSLRTIRLSGVTYNLYTWSLPQLGQDVVWKSLEERLKYREFKLSSKSSKRNIINPCIPRGYEYPQISNASYVKRLIFQPAGNFSTCRSEALSLLKRTEDGCLHPPCKITSSFFQLLGEQVSESFLYTSEILRMAPRTSLFQLEEAGRHYCEDHWDTLKDQHNEIDYVDLLQYCFSSAYMLALLHDVLGIAMEEKR, from the exons ATGGGCAGTTATATCCTGATCCATCCAATTTCCAG GTCAAAACTTCTCAACCTCCTCCTAAGCCAATTGCATTGCAGTTCGTCCCCAACACCACCCTGCACAATCCCATTCCAAAGCGCCACCGCTTTCTCCGAGCAACCACCATCAATGAATTTCCCAAAAAGCCCTCGACCTTCTTCACCTCATTCTCCCTCCTCcccttcctcttctccttcctACATTCCACCCCACCGTACTCAGCTGCACCCTCGCATGATCTCCCTCTACACTTCTTCTTCCACCCACACAAATCCAAATCCCCACAAACCCCACACCGCCAAATGCCTTCTCTACTTCttcgccttcctcttcttcaccGCTCCCTTCATCTTCTACCTCTTCTCCACCGCCCTCCAAATCCACTCCAACCCCAAATTCGCCGATTCTCGCCCCGCCTCCTTCGCCCTCGCCCTCCGCGCCGGCCCCGACGCCCTCCGCCTCTCCGTCTTCCACTTTCTTGGCCCCGGCCTCGGCCTCCTCGCCGCCGCCCACTCCGCCGCCGCCGCCCCCGGCTTCGCTGCCCCGCCCGACGCCCTCCGTGGCGCCGTCGCCGAGCTTGTTCGGTTCGCCAAGGGCAAGGTGCCTCGCAAGGAGTGGAAGAACACCGTCGTGCGGCTCGCCGCCTCCGAGGAACTCGAGGAGCTCGGCACCGAGGAAGCAGAGAAGGTTCTGGAATGTTGCAGACAGGCCTTGAAGGTGTCCGGGTTCCTGTTCAAGGATGAATGGGCGCGCGTCGTTTCAG GGGAAGAACAAGGCATCTTTTCTTGGGTTGCTGTAAATTACGCTCTTGGAAACTTGGGACGCGAGCCTCAGGAAACAACTGGAATAGTTGAACTTGGTGGGGCTTCTTTGCAG GTTACATCAGCTAAACTTAATAAAGATTTGGCTCACTCTTTGCGGACTATAAGATTGTCTGGGGTTACATACAACCTTTATACTTGGAGTTTGCCACAACTGGGTCAG GATGTGGTATGGAAATCATTAGAGGAGCGACTGAAATATAGAGAGTTCAAGCTTT CTTCAAAATCTAGCAAAAGAAATATCATCAATCCTTGCATTCCTAGAGGGTATGAGTACCCTCAGATCTCTAATGCAAGTTATGTAAAACGCCTAATCTTTCAACCAGCTGGAAATTTCTCTACATGCAGATCAGAAGCTTTGTCATTGTTAAAAAGAACAGAAG ATGGATGCCTTCACCCACCTTGTAAAATCACTTCATCCTTCTTTCAGTTATTAGGTGAACAAGTTTCTGAAAGCTTCTTGTATACTTCTGAG ATTCTTAGGATGGCTCCTAGGACTTCTTTGTTTCAATTGGAGGAAGCAGGCCGACATTACTGTGAAGATCATTGGGATACTCTCAAAGATCAACATAATGAAATTGATTATGTGGATTTATTGCAGTATTGTTTCTCTTCTGCATATATGTTGGCACTACTGCATGATGTTCTTGGGATTGCTATGGAAGAGAAAAG